Sequence from the Thermocoleostomius sinensis A174 genome:
TTCCACCAGCTTTTGGGAAATGGCCAACCCCAACCCAGTACCGCCATATTGCCGCGTGCGGGAACCATCGACTTGGCTAAAAGTTTGGAACAGTTTGTCTTGCTTTTCTAAGGACACACCAATGCCCGTATCCGCTACGCTAATTTTCACCGTACCCGGTTTTTCTTCCCCCTGCACCACGACTTTACCCGGAATCACCTCGGCACTGATGGTGATGCCGCCTTCATGGGTAAATTTGATGGCATTGCCCACTAAATTCAACATCACTTGCAGTAATCGCTGATAGTTGCCATAGATCACCACTTCATCACGGGTAGCAGGAGTCAGAATTTCGAAGGACAAGTTCTTTTGCTGAGCTTGAGGACGGGTGAAATTTTCTACATCAGTGAGCAAATCATCTAACTCGATCGGGTTAAGATCAAGCTGCATTTTGCCAGCCTCAATCTTAGCGATATCTAGAATGTCGTTGATGATATTGAGCAAGTGAATTGCCGATCGATAGGCTTCTTGAATGAACTGGTTTTGCTCTTCTGGATCATCAGCCATACCGTCCATAATCAGCTTCAGGAAGCCAATCATGCCATTTAATGGGGTGCGCAGTTCATGAGAGGTGTTGGCTAAAAATTCACTCTTAAGCCGAGAAGCCGCTTCCGCTTGCCGCCGGGCTTCTTCTAATTCCTTGTGTTGCTGCCGCAGATTTTCGTTAGCGCGTTGCAGTTCGGCAGCCAAACTGCGGGTTTCTTCCAACAGCGTCACATAGGTCACCCCTGCTCCCACCTGTTGGGCAATTTCTTGTAATAATTCAATTTCTACATCGTTCCAGCGCCGCAACTGCTCTGGTTGATGCAGAATAATCAAGCCATTTGGCTGATCTTTGTAGGTTGTAGGAATCGCCAGCCCAGACGATACATCGACCCCTAGTCCATCAAAATCGATTGGCACGGGGCGCAGAGTCGTCAAAGCTTGCCGGAGTCGAGTGGCCGTCTCCAAGGAAAACTCAGTTCCAAGCATAGAGGGTAACGAGGGATGGCGGTACTCGGCCAGTACCTTTAGAACAGGTTCGTCTGGCTTGTAGGGACAAATTAAACATCGATCGACTTCTAGGGCTTCTCCTAAACCATTTACGGTCTGTTGCCAAATGCTTTCAAGGTCAAGACTGCGGCGAATATTCCAAATAACTTGATTCAGTCGTT
This genomic interval carries:
- a CDS encoding ATP-binding protein codes for the protein MTLPSDRSSSTTEPTHSAASCRFDSLLSASGADLVLTQDTAGRCLSFYWNAAERYNLCLDQVIGKPVDQGFSPVSAESYVQQVQQVLESLVPVSFEYPFTYTNQYFAFDLTISPILTPYGAAKLVVVTGKFLCNVSESRALELVDRLLKSDSSHHFRYQKRLNQVIWNIRRSLDLESIWQQTVNGLGEALEVDRCLICPYKPDEPVLKVLAEYRHPSLPSMLGTEFSLETATRLRQALTTLRPVPIDFDGLGVDVSSGLAIPTTYKDQPNGLIILHQPEQLRRWNDVEIELLQEIAQQVGAGVTYVTLLEETRSLAAELQRANENLRQQHKELEEARRQAEAASRLKSEFLANTSHELRTPLNGMIGFLKLIMDGMADDPEEQNQFIQEAYRSAIHLLNIINDILDIAKIEAGKMQLDLNPIELDDLLTDVENFTRPQAQQKNLSFEILTPATRDEVVIYGNYQRLLQVMLNLVGNAIKFTHEGGITISAEVIPGKVVVQGEEKPGTVKISVADTGIGVSLEKQDKLFQTFSQVDGSRTRQYGGTGLGLAISQKLVEAMGGVVNFFSMGEGLGSTVTFTVPLYQDPVMITSPIADSVDLLM